The genomic region CCCACTGTTTTGGCCTGTGGCAGCAGTTTCAGCGCCAAATCAATCTGCCTTTGGGGAGGATTGTGATTGGTCGTCCCGGTCACATTGCCGCCGGGCTTTTCTATGGATTGAACCAGTTTGGCTGTCTTGTAATCCACAATCGCCGCTCCCACAATGGGAATGGTTTTGGTTTCATTGGCGACAATCTGCGCTGCCGGGGTCGCAATGGCGAAAATCAAATCCACTTTGTTATTCACAAACCGCTGGCTGATGGTTTTTAAATTGGCTTGGTCCCCCTGGGCATTCTGCTGATCAATTTTGATGTTGACCCCATCTTTGTAGCCTCTGGACGCCAACCCGTCCACAAACCCACGGTTAGAATCGTCCAAGGCGCCATGCTGTACGAGCTGCAGAACGCCGATCCGGTAGACCTTGCCGGTTTCTCCGCCGGCTTCCTTTTTCTCGCCGCCGCAACCGGCAAAAAGACTCATTGTTAACACGACGACTATTGCCAAGGCCATCATTTCCTTTTGACACTTGCTGAACATACCGCCACCCATCCCTCCAAATAAAAATCGTCCCTTAAAAAGGGACGACGGACGTGCATCGCGGTACCACCCTAGTTATCCGTCGAAAATAAAAAGGGCGCTACCGCAAGGGACGGAATGCTCCGCGGTACCACCCTAATAATCTCGAATCAGATCAACTCATAGCACATTAACGAGCGCCACTCCGGCTCAGCCTACTGTCGTTCAGCCTCGCAGTTCAGGAAGGTATTTCAGTCTATGTCGCCAACCGGTTCGCACCAGCCACCGGCTCTCTGGATGGTGTAGCCATAAACCTACTTATTTCCGTCATTACTATTCACCATTTAATATTGATATTGATTTTACTTGCAATCCTTCATTTTGTCAATAGTGATTTTTTCCTCTGGCTTATTTCAACCCAGCACCATGCTGTCGCTGGCTCCATTGCCGCCGGAATGCTCGAAAGCGTCTAACAAGTCATGAACTGTGGTCTTGGCTTTTTCCTCCCCGTGAATGTCCAGCAAAATTTCTCCGTCATTCAGCATCAGCAATCTATTGCCAAATCGCAGTGCATCCCGCATATTATGAGTAATCATCAGGGTTGTCAGGCCACTTGTCTCCACAATATTCCTGGTCAGAGCCAATACCTTTTCCGCGGTTTTGGGGTCCAAGGCGGCAGTATGTTCGTCTAATAACAGCAGTTTAGGCCTTCTCAGGGTCGCCATCAGCAGTGTGATCGCCTGTCTCTGACCGCCGGATAAGGTCCCCATCCGGCTTTTCAACCGGTCTTCCAGACCGAGATCCAATTTAGCCAGTTTTTCTTTGAATTCCACAAATTCATCACCTCGAAAACCCCATCGCAGATGCAATTTTTGGCCCCTCCGGGCGGCCATCGCCAAATTTTCTTCCACCATCATGCCCGCAGCCGTCCCCAGCATGGGGTCCTGAAATACCCTGCCGATATAGGCGGCCCGTTTATGCTCGGCCATTTCGGTTACATCCATATTATCAATGTAAATCTTCCCACTGTCTACTTGAAACACGCCGGCAATAGAGTTCAAGAGGGTGCTTTTCCCTGCCCCGTTGCCGCCAATGACCGTGATAAAATCACCCGGCTTCATTTCCAGGCTTACATTTTTCAAAGCCAGCTTCTCATTCACTGTGCCGGCGAAGAAGGTTTTGCTGATACCGTCTACCCGCAACATTTTACCCCACCTTCCTGCTATCCCATTTGTCTTTAAATAAGGGCATGGATAAAGCAATCGCAACCAAAATCGCTGTGAACAGTTTCAGGTCATTTGGCGGCATACCCAGATACAATACAGCCGCGATGACAATACGGTAAGCAATGGATCCAAGCACAACGGAAATCAGGGGGTTTTTAACGCTCCTTGAGCCAAACAGCACTTCCCCAATGATAACGGAGGCCAGGCCAATGACGATAGTGCCTACGCCCATGCCAACATCGGCAAAGCCGTTGTCCTGGGCGATAAAGGCTCCCGCTACAGCTACCAGTCCGTTGCTGATTATCAGCCCCAGCAGCAGCATGGCATCCGTATTGACTCCCATCGCCCGTATCATCTGCGGGTTATTGCCGGTAGCCCGCAAAGCCATCCCGATTTCTGTGCCAAAAAAACAGTATAACAGGACTGGAATCAATATGGCGATGATAAGACCAACCAGGAAAGTAATCATATTGGGTGATAAATTCAGGAACGTTAACGATGTATAGACCGTATCAATATTTAACAAGGATAAGTTCGCTTTTCCCATAATTCGTAAATTCACTGAATATAACGCAATCATCGTCAAAATACCGGCTAGCAAGGCGGG from Acetonema longum DSM 6540 harbors:
- a CDS encoding ABC transporter substrate-binding protein is translated as MFSKCQKEMMALAIVVVLTMSLFAGCGGEKKEAGGETGKVYRIGVLQLVQHGALDDSNRGFVDGLASRGYKDGVNIKIDQQNAQGDQANLKTISQRFVNNKVDLIFAIATPAAQIVANETKTIPIVGAAIVDYKTAKLVQSIEKPGGNVTGTTNHNPPQRQIDLALKLLPQAKTVGALYTSSEVNAQIQVKAMQEYAAANGLAVIEATVTNVNDIQQAVQSLIGKVDFIYCPTDNNIASAMPNIVKITIPAKIPVFIGDEAPIKKGGATAGASVNFYQLGFQAGEMAADILAGKSKPADMPIGSQEDVKIVINQEAARAIGLVIPEELRKAVE
- a CDS encoding ABC transporter ATP-binding protein; its protein translation is MLRVDGISKTFFAGTVNEKLALKNVSLEMKPGDFITVIGGNGAGKSTLLNSIAGVFQVDSGKIYIDNMDVTEMAEHKRAAYIGRVFQDPMLGTAAGMMVEENLAMAARRGQKLHLRWGFRGDEFVEFKEKLAKLDLGLEDRLKSRMGTLSGGQRQAITLLMATLRRPKLLLLDEHTAALDPKTAEKVLALTRNIVETSGLTTLMITHNMRDALRFGNRLLMLNDGEILLDIHGEEKAKTTVHDLLDAFEHSGGNGASDSMVLG
- a CDS encoding ABC transporter permease, translating into MGDLMVSTVAQGLLWSVMAVGLYLTFRTLHIADLSVEGSFPLGGAIAAVLLMENHSPAAAIFAAGAAGMLAGAVTGLLHTKLKIPALLAGILTMIALYSVNLRIMGKANLSLLNIDTVYTSLTFLNLSPNMITFLVGLIIAILIPVLLYCFFGTEIGMALRATGNNPQMIRAMGVNTDAMLLLGLIISNGLVAVAGAFIAQDNGFADVGMGVGTIVIGLASVIIGEVLFGSRSVKNPLISVVLGSIAYRIVIAAVLYLGMPPNDLKLFTAILVAIALSMPLFKDKWDSRKVG